The following coding sequences lie in one Halomonas sp. 'Soap Lake #6' genomic window:
- a CDS encoding PepSY-associated TM helix domain-containing protein: MAQLHTWCGLLAAWLLFAVFLTGTLSYFKESISLWMQPELPSVATNVEWDNRRLADYWQHYLAEHAPSARSWQITFPNERMPVSTAVWFGVDGREQSVLNPITMELVTPRETLGGDFFYRFHFQLHHLPAVYGRWIIGVATMMMFVAIISGVITHQKILRDFFAFRAHKGARSWLDAHNACSVLTLPFQIMITYTGLITLMSFYMPWGVETAFPDADARRQAIGELHAFPLAGPATGQPAVLHALGELIDDAEIHWQKPVQAVRVSHPSDAGARVVAWQSALEELSAHRPQRLYEASSGALLEDTQPQRIDEQAHGVMVGLHAGRFADWGMRWIYFALGAAGCGMVATGLLLWTAKRRRKKGSVVGIWCVERLNITTLAGMPIAVLALLASNRLLPVELSGRAQWEIHVFFAAWLLALLHAISRRSTLQAWREQLMLVALLLLCLPMLDVLTPSYDVQGDLAAGNWQRISLDLMCLVGAFIIMWQFRRSDKKVMSCVQAVVKGAP, encoded by the coding sequence ATGGCTCAGCTGCATACATGGTGCGGCTTGTTAGCTGCTTGGCTGCTATTTGCAGTTTTTCTGACGGGTACACTGAGTTACTTCAAAGAGAGTATTTCATTATGGATGCAGCCCGAACTACCTAGTGTCGCTACAAATGTAGAGTGGGATAATCGACGCTTGGCGGATTACTGGCAACACTACCTTGCTGAACATGCGCCATCGGCAAGAAGCTGGCAAATTACTTTTCCTAATGAGCGTATGCCTGTCTCGACTGCCGTTTGGTTTGGGGTTGATGGAAGAGAGCAGTCTGTGCTTAATCCAATCACCATGGAGTTGGTTACTCCACGCGAAACACTCGGTGGTGATTTTTTCTATCGGTTCCATTTCCAGTTGCATCATCTGCCTGCTGTCTATGGTCGCTGGATCATTGGTGTTGCCACTATGATGATGTTCGTGGCCATTATCAGCGGCGTGATAACGCATCAAAAAATCTTACGCGACTTTTTTGCTTTTCGGGCACATAAAGGTGCTCGTAGCTGGCTAGATGCGCACAATGCTTGTTCTGTGTTAACACTACCTTTTCAGATAATGATTACCTATACCGGCTTGATAACACTTATGTCTTTTTATATGCCTTGGGGGGTGGAAACTGCATTTCCTGATGCTGATGCACGTCGCCAAGCGATAGGTGAGCTACATGCATTTCCTCTCGCTGGGCCTGCCACTGGGCAGCCAGCAGTGTTACACGCCCTTGGCGAACTGATTGATGATGCTGAAATACATTGGCAGAAGCCGGTGCAAGCAGTGAGAGTAAGTCATCCCAGCGATGCAGGAGCGCGTGTCGTAGCATGGCAGAGTGCCCTTGAGGAGTTGTCCGCGCATCGTCCACAACGCCTCTATGAGGCCAGTTCGGGTGCATTATTAGAAGATACTCAGCCACAACGTATTGATGAGCAAGCCCACGGTGTCATGGTGGGATTGCATGCTGGGCGTTTTGCCGACTGGGGTATGCGCTGGATCTATTTTGCTTTGGGGGCTGCTGGGTGCGGTATGGTGGCAACCGGGCTATTACTATGGACGGCAAAACGCAGGCGCAAGAAGGGTAGCGTAGTTGGCATATGGTGTGTCGAGCGGCTCAATATCACCACGTTGGCGGGTATGCCCATTGCGGTGTTGGCCTTGCTAGCCAGTAACCGACTTTTGCCTGTGGAGCTTAGTGGGCGAGCCCAGTGGGAAATCCATGTGTTCTTCGCTGCATGGCTGCTTGCACTGTTACACGCTATATCAAGGCGCTCCACTTTACAGGCGTGGCGGGAACAGCTAATGCTGGTCGCTCTCTTACTGCTGTGTCTACCCATGCTGGATGTCTTGACCCCTTCCTATGATGTCCAGGGTGATCTAGCAGCGGGTAATTGGCAGCGCATAAGCCTTGACCTGATGTGCCTAGTTGGCGCATTTATCATCATGTGGCAGTTCAGGCGGAGCGATAAAAAGGTGATGTCCTGTGTGCAGGCAGTTGTTAAGGGGGCGCCATGA
- a CDS encoding urease accessory protein UreD: MILCELATPAAGSGHRFDEERHWAASLALRFANREGTTRLVQARHQGPLRVQRPFYPEGSTEACHVYVLHPPGGLVSGDALTIRAHIERGAHALLTTPAANKLYKADSQGVAWTQHTELSVDDGGILEWLPQETIAFDGSKGTQRTHIALHGSARCLGWEIMALGRPASELPYVSGRIEQHFRLTLDGKPLWLERQPLDPLHPRFSGRWGQGGATVQATLWVVGLEDASAAIDELRDALPDNPRWAVTVRQGVLLLRYLGNSRNEAWALCEQAWQLLRPRWIEREAHTPRIWLT; the protein is encoded by the coding sequence ATGATTCTGTGTGAACTCGCGACACCCGCAGCTGGCTCAGGTCATCGCTTCGACGAAGAGCGCCATTGGGCGGCATCGCTAGCGCTGCGTTTTGCTAACCGTGAAGGCACAACGCGGCTAGTGCAGGCGCGTCATCAGGGCCCACTACGGGTGCAGCGTCCATTTTACCCTGAAGGCAGTACAGAAGCCTGCCATGTGTACGTGCTGCATCCGCCTGGAGGCTTAGTCAGCGGGGATGCTCTGACGATCCGCGCCCACATAGAGCGTGGTGCCCACGCGCTGCTCACCACGCCTGCGGCCAATAAGCTCTATAAAGCCGACAGCCAGGGCGTCGCCTGGACCCAACATACCGAGCTTAGCGTAGATGATGGCGGCATCCTTGAGTGGCTACCCCAAGAAACAATCGCTTTTGATGGCTCCAAAGGTACCCAGCGAACTCATATAGCGCTGCACGGCAGTGCCCGTTGCCTAGGCTGGGAAATCATGGCACTGGGCCGCCCAGCAAGTGAGCTACCTTATGTATCAGGTCGTATTGAGCAGCACTTTCGTTTAACGCTGGATGGCAAGCCGCTGTGGTTGGAGCGCCAGCCTCTTGATCCACTGCATCCACGTTTTAGCGGGCGCTGGGGGCAGGGAGGTGCCACGGTACAAGCCACGCTATGGGTGGTTGGTTTAGAAGACGCGAGCGCAGCCATTGATGAATTACGCGATGCACTGCCGGACAACCCTCGTTGGGCGGTCACCGTGCGCCAAGGTGTACTGCTATTGCGCTACCTTGGCAACTCCCGGAATGAAGCCTGGGCACTTTGTGAACAGGCCTGGCAACTGCTTCGCCCGCGCTGGATTGAGCGTGAGGCGCATACACCGCGAATTTGGTTAACTTAA
- a CDS encoding DUF3325 family protein: protein MTLFGILALCALGFMLIALSDSRHRGRCGLSPVQKKRWFWAGSAVLGWPLWVAIETWSTGLAITLWLGCLSIAAGCVFLGLVMIERYRQQW, encoded by the coding sequence ATGACGCTATTTGGTATTCTAGCACTTTGTGCGCTGGGGTTTATGTTGATTGCACTATCTGATAGCCGCCATCGTGGCCGTTGTGGTCTTAGTCCTGTGCAAAAAAAGCGTTGGTTCTGGGCGGGCAGTGCGGTACTGGGTTGGCCACTTTGGGTGGCGATTGAAACCTGGAGCACCGGTTTGGCAATCACACTATGGTTGGGTTGCCTGAGTATCGCAGCGGGTTGTGTATTTCTTGGCTTAGTGATGATTGAACGTTACCGCCAGCAGTGGTAA
- a CDS encoding FecCD family ABC transporter permease: MNAEAGIVAGLSPSLLQRTRWLAGLVVAVLLFGWVNLSVGAEHLSPYQVWQALQVTGPNYANYLVEARLSRTLLAISTGAALAVSGTLLQNLTRNPLAEPGLLGINAGAAASLVTAGLVLGSLPTGAFWLALPGALFVAILVGLQGTYRQHDPSHLLLLGAALNAVLFAYVQAITLTHPALFANYRFWVVGSINGHTLDDAQRLFGWIAVGLGMSFLLPRLLHILQMGDGVTKALGLNAGCLRLVVLSGSALLAAITTAAVGPISFVGLAVPLLTKKIAGHHLYWQLAIAMVMGPLMMILADLLARLLLSPSEIMTGILTALLGAPFLLVALRINPRSV, translated from the coding sequence GTGAATGCTGAAGCAGGTATCGTGGCTGGACTATCTCCCTCGCTACTGCAGCGAACACGCTGGCTAGCGGGGCTAGTGGTGGCGGTACTCCTCTTTGGCTGGGTCAATCTCTCAGTCGGCGCTGAACATCTCTCCCCTTATCAAGTATGGCAGGCGCTTCAAGTGACAGGCCCCAACTACGCCAACTACTTAGTGGAGGCTCGCCTATCTCGGACCCTGCTAGCCATCTCCACCGGAGCCGCGCTGGCAGTGTCCGGTACACTGCTACAAAACCTAACCCGTAATCCGCTTGCCGAGCCAGGGCTTCTGGGCATCAATGCAGGGGCAGCCGCCTCTTTGGTAACTGCAGGCTTGGTGCTTGGTTCGTTACCCACTGGTGCTTTTTGGTTAGCCCTACCTGGTGCCCTTTTCGTAGCCATTTTGGTAGGCCTACAAGGCACCTATCGTCAGCATGATCCATCACACCTCCTGCTATTAGGGGCTGCGCTGAATGCCGTTCTATTTGCTTATGTACAGGCCATTACCCTTACCCACCCAGCCTTATTTGCCAACTATAGGTTCTGGGTTGTTGGCTCCATCAATGGGCATACGCTTGATGATGCACAGCGGCTATTTGGCTGGATAGCCGTAGGACTGGGCATGTCATTTCTTCTCCCTCGCTTGTTACACATCTTGCAAATGGGCGACGGTGTGACCAAAGCACTAGGGCTGAACGCAGGCTGTTTGAGGTTAGTAGTGCTTAGCGGTAGCGCGTTACTTGCAGCGATTACAACAGCTGCTGTGGGTCCTATCTCCTTTGTGGGTTTAGCCGTGCCCTTGCTGACAAAAAAAATTGCCGGCCACCACCTTTATTGGCAACTAGCCATCGCGATGGTGATGGGCCCCTTAATGATGATCCTGGCAGACCTACTTGCGCGTCTTTTGCTAAGCCCCTCTGAAATCATGACGGGGATTCTCACGGCGTTGTTAGGTGCACCATTTCTATTAGTAGCTCTGCGTATCAACCCACGCAGTGTTTGA
- a CDS encoding FecCD family ABC transporter permease: MRRFYTRLSAPYFLSSIIALGLLLGSLMLGGQGLSKEALGHLVQGNATPFEQWQVFTLRLPRAFVAMCAGFALGVSGSLFQGITRNPLGSPDIIGLTASASLGALLTSSWLVGVVSTTTGAALGAIIGTLAVYSGSGHGFRHPASMIIAGIAINALALAGVQLNLTWLGQEQARDAMIWLSGSLAGRQWHDLWPMLGLCLLLLPCVVLLAPRLRLMALGDPVAKNLGVNLASSRLFSAVIGAFLAGGAVATVGPIAFISLAAPQLALRLWKKPGPLPLASGVVGALLLLAADLAAQYTLPTGALPVGVLTAGLGGVYLVYLLNRQRWG; encoded by the coding sequence ATGAGACGCTTTTATACGCGGCTATCTGCCCCTTACTTTTTGTCCAGCATCATCGCCTTAGGGCTATTACTCGGCTCCCTCATGCTTGGGGGCCAAGGGCTGAGTAAGGAAGCGCTTGGGCACCTTGTCCAAGGCAATGCAACGCCTTTTGAGCAATGGCAAGTGTTTACACTGCGCTTACCACGGGCGTTCGTCGCTATGTGTGCGGGGTTTGCGCTAGGCGTATCCGGCTCACTGTTTCAAGGTATCACCCGCAACCCACTAGGCAGTCCCGATATTATCGGCCTGACCGCCAGCGCTAGCCTGGGCGCATTACTGACTAGCAGTTGGCTGGTGGGCGTAGTCTCCACTACTACGGGAGCCGCACTCGGTGCAATCATCGGTACGCTGGCGGTTTATAGTGGGTCTGGGCACGGTTTTCGTCATCCCGCATCGATGATTATTGCTGGCATCGCTATCAATGCCTTAGCCCTTGCCGGCGTGCAACTAAATTTGACGTGGCTGGGCCAGGAGCAGGCGAGAGACGCAATGATTTGGCTTAGTGGCAGTTTAGCAGGACGCCAGTGGCACGATCTTTGGCCTATGTTAGGCCTTTGTTTGCTCTTACTACCCTGTGTTGTGCTATTAGCACCCCGACTGCGCCTTATGGCACTTGGCGACCCGGTAGCCAAAAACCTGGGAGTTAATCTGGCGTCGTCACGTTTATTCAGTGCCGTTATAGGGGCTTTTCTGGCGGGCGGAGCGGTCGCCACCGTGGGACCTATTGCTTTTATTTCACTTGCCGCGCCCCAATTGGCTTTACGCCTCTGGAAAAAACCTGGGCCTCTCCCACTAGCATCAGGCGTGGTCGGCGCACTGCTGCTATTAGCGGCAGACTTAGCAGCTCAGTACACACTACCTACTGGGGCCTTACCCGTCGGTGTATTAACAGCCGGGCTAGGCGGTGTTTACTTGGTGTATTTACTAAATCGCCAGCGGTGGGGTTGA